A part of Numenius arquata chromosome 2, bNumArq3.hap1.1, whole genome shotgun sequence genomic DNA contains:
- the ARRDC5 gene encoding arrestin domain-containing protein 5, with product MSTVRAINLVLPETEVYLAGSSIDGQLVLNLRSTLVDPVVKVELVGRGYLRWLEEENPEWDYEKSTACTNQAVYISKTQNFHIEDGWLDPGVHTFDFHFNFPPNIPSTFNSKIGCISYFVQGSCCSGQVVLAKEERCLLLQGIAGNHRRPMKDTAPLMVEARKDIVYFCCFRRGSMILRISLEKNIFYPGETIVFMTDIANRTCKYVRKLIFALHCIVQYRGFSSRGEPCSLEDQSEVTRLESQTDTAPFETMRVTSALVLPKPMPVTSTVMENKIMAFRYELVGTSSLPCTMSTIMARVPIIIAATPKHFSVEQKSVTLHENEGDISKGAVEVEAEEMKQPGVSNSQSNVE from the exons ATGTCAACAGTGAGAGCAATTAACCTGGTGCTTCCTGAGACTGAGGTGTATTTGGCTGGCTCCAGCATAGATGGCCAACTGGTTCTGAACCTCAGGAGTACCCTGGTGGACCCTGTAGTGAAGGTGGAGCTTGTGGGAAGAGGCTACCTGAGGTGGCTTGAGGAGGAAAATCCTGAATGGGACTATGAGAAGAGCACAGCTTGCACCAACCAGGCTGTCTACATCTCCAAAACACAGAATTTTCACATAGAGG ATGGATGGCTGGATCCTGGGGTCCACACCTTTGACTTCCACTTCAACTTTCCTCCAAATATTCCCTCCACATTCAACAGCAAAATTGGCTGCATCTCCTACTTTGTTCAAGGGAGTTGCTGCAGTGGCCAAGTTGTCTTAGCTAAAGAGGAGAGATGTTTACTGCTTCAAGGAATTGCTGGTAACCACAGAAGACCCATGAAAGACACG GCCCCACTGATGGTGGAAGCTAGGAAAGATATAGTTTATTTCTGTTGCTTCAGACGTGGCTCCATGATCCTTCGGATTTCcctggagaaaaatatattttaccctgGTGAGACCATTGTCTTCATGACAGATATTGCCAACAGAACATGCAAGTATGTTAGAAAGCTCATTTTTGCTTTACACTGCATTGTCCAGTATCGGGGCTTCAGCAGTAGGGGAGAACCATGCTCCTTGGAAGACCAAAGCGAGGTGACAAGGTTGGAGTCCCAGACAGACACAGCTCCCTTTGAGACCATGAGAGTTACCAGCGCGCTGGTTTTGCCGAAACCCATGCCTGTCACCAGCACTgtcatggaaaataaaatcatggCATTTAGGTACGAGCTGGTAGGCACCTCTAGCCTTCCTTGTACCATGTCCACCATCATGGCCAGGGTGCCCATCATCATAGCAGCCACACCAAAGCATTTCTCTGTGGAGCAGAAAAGCGTGACTCTGCATGAAAATGAAGGTGACATCTCAAAGGGG GCAGTAGAAGTGGAGGCAGAGGAGATGAAGCAACCTGGAGTAAGTAACTCACAGAGCAATGTAGAATAA